TGGGATTTTAATAAGCAATGGCTCATTGATTATAGATGTGGATCAACTTCTATTCCCTGGTGATATCATGCACGAAGCGGGTCACATTGCCCTTGCTCCACCTGAAATCCGAAACTCTTTGAACAATCAGATAGACAAGCAATTGGACTTTGACATGGCCACGCATGAACTAATGGCCGTATTGTGGTCTTATGCTGCTGCAGTGGAAGCAAAAATTCCACCAATAGTAGTTTTTCACCCAGAGGCGTACAAAGGTGAGAGTGAATTCTTGATTCAGTCTTTTGAGCAAGGAAACTATAATGGTTTACCTATGTTACAATGGCTTGGGATGACCTATGACGAGCAAAAAGCAATAGCAAATAATACCAAACCTTTTCCACACATGATAAGTTGGCTCAGGCCATTGAAAAAGTAAAGTAGTTTCCATTAGGTCGTGGATTTTATTGCTTCGAATCATTCACAGCCACCGCAATCTTAGAATCGGCAGTGCCGTAATACAAGAACCACTTCCCCTTAAAATTGACGAGTCCTTCCACAAAACAAACCTCGTTTACCTCGCCTATTTTTTCGTAGTCTTTATCAGGATAAATGAAATATCCCAGGGTGCGATCAAGTAATTTATGTGGTGCATCTTTGTCAAATAATGCTTGGCCTGCTGCATAGGTGAATTTTGGCAATTGGGGGTCGTTAAAATTGGCAGCATTGCTTCCGTTGTATATAAGCAAGATGCCTTCTTCCTTGTATAGGGCGAAAGGGCCTGGCTCCACTAACCTACTATCAAAATAGCCCATGCGTGGATGCAAAACCGTAATAATTTGCTTGTTTTCTTCGTTGATGCACACATCCCAATTGATTAAATCTGAAGAACTGGCCAAAAATAAATTAGTATCACCAAAATACATCCAATATTTGCCATCAATCATTTTAGCGATGATCTTTTCTCCTGTTTGCTCTACTACAATGGCTCCTGACTTGGACCACATGTCTTTATATTTATCGTCTTTGAGCACTAGCCCGTGCTTTTTCCAAGTTGTAAGGTCTTTTGAGCTAGCCAAACTTAGCCTTGCTGTTTTACCATCGTATGCTGTATAAGTCATAATGTAAGTACCATCAGCACTTTCTATAATTCTAGGATCTTCTGCCCCATCAAAGTAACAACTTACACAATCTTCCGTAGTGGCTTCGCCAGCCATTTTTTTGTAATTCCACTCGTACACCTTCATGTCATCGTTACTAGGATAAAAGACAGGAACAGGCGATTTCTTAAAATGAAGTCCGTCAGTACTTTTTGCCAATCCTATTCTTGATGTCCCATTGAGGTCCTGAGCTCTATAAAATAAGAAAACTGTATCTCCCTTAACTACAGCAGATGGATTAAGCACATTTCGCTCTTCCCAACTTATAGCCTTTTGAGAGATGGGGCAATCAAAGCTTAGATTTGCGGTAGGGCTTAAAATGGGGTTCAAGCTATCCACTTTTTCGAAAGTATTAAATGCCCAGCTTTCGTCTACTTGTTCAATATTTTGAGTTGGGTTTTCTCTGCACCCTAAGGCAAAAAGTACAAAGGATAAGGCGATTAGCTTTTTCATAGGGTCGGTTCATAGGTGAGATCAAATGTATTCATTTAATACCCAAACTTCACTTCTATTCCTTTTACTTCAATATTGCTCACTCCAATTTCCTATTGCTAAAAAGCAAAAGGCCGCCCTTCACAAGGCAGCCTCTTAATGTTTATTAATTACTTACGATCTTAGAATTTCCCGTTTCCGTTTTTGTGTTCGGTTGCTGGAGCTATTGTTTCCATCACATCCCAGTGTTCTGCAATTTTTCCATTTTCCACTCTGAAAAGGTCATAATATGAAGTTGGCTGTCCAGCGAAAGTCCCCTCACTCACTGTTAAGACAAAGTTTCCTTGTCCCAATACCATGTGATTTTTCTCTAAAATCATGGAAACACCATTTTTAGCCATTTCTTCTAGGGCTTTTCCTAGTCCAGACAAGCCATCTGCAATCATTGAGTTGTGTTGGATATAGTTATCGCCATCAAAGAAATTCGCCATTTTATCGAATTCTCCTTTTATCAAAACAGTATTTACAAAGTCTTTTACAATTGCCTTGTTAGCTTCCGTTTTATCTAAATCTACCAAGTTAGTGGCTCCATCTATTTGAGAACGGTTACTTGGATTCACAGGAGCAATTGCAGTTAAATTATCCCAATGCTCAACGATAAGTCCATCTTCAAAACGGAAAATATCAAACCCTATTTTTGGCCCAAAGAAATCATATTCTGTTTGTGTAAATACGAAATCTCCATCTTCAAAAGCTCTTATTACTTTTGCCTTAAATCCACCTTCTGGTGCGTGGCTCATCACATCGCCAAAACCTGCCAAACCATCTCCTACAGCCAAGTTATGTTGAATGTATTTATTCGGATTAATGTACGATACAGGTGTCTGATCACCTGTGTTGAAACTGTTAAGTAGGGCAACTACTTTTTCTTTGTTGGTTAACTTCATTTCTTCAGTTTTTTGGGGATCTATACTTGTACCTGTACTCTCTTGACAACCGCCTATTAAGAAGGCTGATAACATTAAATAAAAAATTGATTTTGTCTTCATCTCTTTGTTTGTTTATGTGTTTAAATTAACAATACAAAGGTGAGGGTATGAGAGCTGGTCATTGCTATAAAAAAACGACCAATGACTGTACAAATGGGAAAATTCCTAAAAAGAAGCTCTAAATTGCTCGGGTGTCATTCCTACATGTCTTTTGAAGTATTTAAAAAAGTTAGTAGTTTCTTCAAAACCTGAATTATATGCTATTTCCTTAATGGAGAGGGAGGTATTAATCAATAATCGTTTGATTTGCTTGATACTAACTTCGTCAATAAACTCTTTGGCTGACTTGCCTACAATACTTTGAGTAATGGTATTTAATGTTTTAGAACCAATCCCTAAAGTGTCTGAATAGTCTGCTACACGAAGATTTTTGCTCACATTCTCTTCCACTCGCTCCTGAAAAGAAATAAACTGAGATAAGTATTTTTTGTCCCAAAGCGTTTGATTGGACTTGGATTTAATTCTAAAAAGCTTGGTAATTAAGATTTGAAGCTCACTTCGTATAATTCCTAGGGAGTAATCATCCATTTCTTGAAAGTACTCTGCTCCCATTCTTTCTATTAACTCCCTAACTACCTCATAGTCGTCGTGCTGCAACTGTATTTTTGGCACACCCAAACTGTCATTAAATAACTGAAAGGATTTCTCCACCTCCAATTTCTCGAGATAGCTTATCAAAAAGTCATCTGTAAAAAGCAGCAAGTACCCTTGGGTATGAGGAGCATTATAAAACTGATGAATTTGATCTTTTTTTATGGTAAGAAGCGTACCTTTTTCGTACGCATGATCAGTGAAGTCTATCTTGTGTTTTCCGCTCCCTTCGGTGATTAGCATAAGGATAAAAAACTCAACTTTATGTAAGTTTTCGGGATGGTGATCATCATACTTTCTAAGGAAAAGATCTTCAAGTTTTATTAAATCAAAAGCCGACTTGGGGTTTTGAGCGTTTTTGAATTTTATTTTGACAGGTTTATCTTCCATTTTTTACTTTTCAGACGTCATACTTTTCCCCTATTTAAGAATAACAGGAAGAGCAAACAATATTGCACCAATCAAGAACACAATTGTCAAAATATGAACCCATAATTCGTTTGCTCTTAAAAACACAAATTGCTGAATTACTCTCACAAACCAAAATAAGGAAGTACCAATCAGAAACCACTTTCCCAGTTCGGTGCTTAAAAGCTCAACTGGAAAAGCAAAACATATACCTGCAGTAAATATGAAATAATAGATGAGCTGGATATTAAAGATTTGCATCACTGCCTTATTGGTAATACTCAACTTGAGCAATTGCTGATCCCAATGCAAAAGCTTCCAAAATGCAAGGTGAAAAATCACAAGCCCGACATTGAACAGCCCACAAAGTAGTATAATTGTTTCCATTTTAATACCTCACTTCATTTTGTTCATCAAGGCATCTTGCAATTTACTTTATACTTTCTTTAATCAAACTTTTAAGCCATTCATTGGGAATCATATCGATCGTAAGATTCACTCGCTCTGTATCACCATCATTGACCACTCTGTGCGGATCATTCAGTTTGAGATACCAACATTCGCCTGCTTTCATAGGCACTTCTTCTCCATTTAAGAAAAACTGCACTTTTTCATTATTAAAAATCGGGACGGTTAGTCGAATTACAGACCTTTCAATTTCCAATGCCAAGGTTGGGTCTGTATGCTCCTTCACAATGGACATGGGTGCAAGACGAAGCAAACGCACAAGAGTAACTTTGGTATGCTTCTTAAAAGTATCTATTATTTCTGTAAAATATGGAGACTGCTTTAGTTGTGGAGTATCTAACCAGTCTGTCCAGGAACCATTGGCGTAGTCATCTGCTGGAGGCGGAAATGGCAAGGTTGTGTCAACCATATGTGCTGGGGCACGCAACTGAATCACATTGTAATATTCAAATTGTCCGGCTTTTAAGGCTTCAAACTCCGCCCACATTTTCTCCGAATCAAAATTGAAAGGTAACTTGAGTCGATCTATAGAATTAATCTCTGAGGCTATATCCTGTGTCATATGTTAGTTTTATGCTATATCTAAAGTAAAGAAACGCCTTTTTTTTCGCATGTAAAAAAATGCTCCTAATAGAGCACAAAAAAAAGTAGCCTGAGAATTCCCCAGGCTGCTCAATCCTATTTTTAACTATTTCTTAAAGACCTAATAAGCCGCCTACTTTGATATTCAAACTAAGGCTTGTCTCTGAACCAGCTGTTACTGGAACACTTTCAATATTCGAAGAACTTTCTAGCTGTAACAATAAATCTAAGCCAGTAAGCACACCGCCTTGGTTAGACGCTTTTTCACATTGGATTTCATATTCTCCTTTTGGTAAAAACGCCAAAGTAAATGAGCCATCTGCTTGTACCATTGCACTTGTAACAGCATTTGGGAATTTAACTCCATCGGAACCCTTGGTCTCGCTTTCGGCATTGAATGTACCTTTTTTGTATACATATACCACTAAGTCACCGTTTGCTGCTGCCTTGTTTTCGATTTTACCTTTGATGTTTCCTGTTTCTGACCTTACTTCGGAACGAACTGCCGTAGAAAGCTTATTATCAGATACAAAGGAATATTTTCCACCTTCGTTTTTAACAGCTTTTCTAAGGTCAAAATCAACTACTAAATCAATTTTACCTGATTCAGCCACTTTAAAGTTATCCTTCTTAAAGCTTACCTCCGCTGTTTGCTTACCGTCAAATGTCAAGGCTTCTTTTGAACCATCTGCATTTTGGATATAACAACCTGGAGCATTTCCGTTTTCATCTTTTGCAGCGTCAAAAACCAGCTCAATCTTGCTGTAAGTTCCTGCTGCCACTTCTTGCGAAAACAACGTTGCCGAATTACCATTCTGTAAAGCCAGTACGTTCACTGTCTTAGCTTGACTAAATCCCTCAAGCACCTTACCGTCGACTTTAATTTGTGTAACTGTAACAAATGCAGCACTCACATTGGCATCGTCAATGGGTGCATCGGTAATACTGATACTCATCTCCCCTTTTGCCGAATCAGGATCGTTGATATCTTGTTTGGGAGCAAAAATACCTTTTTCGCATGAGCTAAAAAGGAACAGACTGATAACCGTAATGGATGCTAAAATTTTGCTTTGGATGTTCATATTTATTTGTGTTTTGGTTTGTAAAGACATTTCTTAAAACATTGTTCCCTTTAATTAGTTAAACAAGGGTTAGCCCCATAGCTAAATCCATCACTACAAGGTACATAGCTCGAGCACATCAAAGAAAAATCAACATATAATAGTCTCACTAACAGCCACTTAAACACAAAACACCAACAATTCAGAAACCTAACCTCGAAAATTCTACCTGTGGAATCTTTGCCACATTTTTGATTGAGCGGTATGAGGAATAGTTGATACATGTTGAGGTATATACGTAGCAAATATGAATTTCAATTCGCTATTGGCAAGAAATATCAACAGCCCCAAAGCCAATATTTGCGTGATTCCTCCCTAATATTAGGGAGATTATCGCATTGAAAGCTTTCGTAACTTTGGATAAAGAAAAACAAGGTTGAATAGGCACATATACTGTACCTCTACATCTTCAAAACAATTTTTACCATGAAAAAAAGCATACTATTCTCATTTCTATTTCTCTTATCTTCTATATCATACGCTCAAGTAACAGTAAGCGGAGCAACTACTTACCCTGATGCGAACCAGGCTTATCTTTTGAACCAATCTTATTTTAATATTAATGCTCAGATTCAGGGTTTTGTACCAAAAGATGCAAACACAAACTCTTATTACTTCGATTTCTCAGCAATGGACAAATTTTGGATAGTGAGAAAAAACAATAAATGGGTGATAGAAAGGGCAAATAGTGGCATGGCACTGTATCCGCTATATGTTTCCAATACAACGAGTACAGAACAAAATCCGCCTTGTGATATTGTATGGCAGGTATGGTCCGGAATACAATTTGAATATGGCAACACAATTGCCTATACTGGAAACAATGAAAGCGGGATTACGCTTGCTGGTTCATGTGTATGCCCTAGCATGATAAGCACAACCATAAACCCAACAAATATCCAGTTACCAATATTGAATAATACAGATTTCAATACTATTCCTAATCCGCATAAAGGAATGCTATCTTACAATACTAGTCTTAACAATGTTCCTGTTGTGTACGACGGAGCGTCGTGGAATGAGGTAATCTTAAACAAAAGTGGTACTGTCGCAATTACAGGATCTATTAAATATCCAATAGACGTAAATATGAATAGTAACTCTGCCACTGCTATGTTAGGAGTAAATTCTTATGCTTACGTGAGTAACATGGGGACAGTAGCACTTACCATTCCTGATGCCAATACAAGCATCGGTCGACAATACTTAATTGTAAATCATGGTACTGGAGCTATTACACTCAATATTCCTATCAAGTTAAGCTATAGTTCAACAGTACAAACCATTGCAGCTGGCAGTACTTTTAACATCATTTCTGATGGGTATAATTGGCATAAAGTGAATTGAGTTACTTTTCTTTACAATTTTTAACACGAAGTCTACTCAAATTTTGAATAGGGTCTAAATGTGTTACTTCCTCTACATTTTGTTAAATGTTTATGATACCAGAGATATGATTCTTGCCACGCCCATTGACACCCAATACGGCGATTCTCAGCCGATCATTGGCACCAAAGGCACTTTGTGGAATGAAAGTAGGAATGGTATACGCAGCCACAGTTGCTGGCACCACAGTTTTGAGCATAGCTCGACGATTCATCTTTTTCATGTTTTATTGGGTTGAATAGATGAACAATTTAGTAGTTTTTTGTGAGATTTATAAACTTATCTATTATTTGAATTTCAGTGTGTTATGACAAAATACTAACGTTTTTACCGAACATACCTTACTTGATATCATTACAAAAGTAATTATAATCAAAACCCCAATTTCTCAAAACTATTTAATCTTCGGTACACACAATGCTCAACCCTAAAAACCGTAAAATCCAAGTATCAAAACATGACTGCCCATGACAGTTCAAATAAAATCTTTCAATAGGTTTATGGCGAAATAAACCCTGACCCCATGCATCGTATCTTAACCCTAGTAGGCTGTTTCTTACTTTCTATTTCTTCTATTTTTGCTCAATTTTCTTTGAATAAACTGCAAGTCAACTATGAAAATACACCATTAGGTACAGACATAGCCGTGCCTCAGTTTTCGTGGCAAATGAAAGGAGAACAAAAAGGTCTTGCTCAATCCGCATATCAAATCGTCGTAAGCGATGAGGCCAATAAGGTTGTATGGGATTCTAAAAAAGTAAATTCAGCTATTTCACACGCCATTCAATACAATGGAGGAGCATTACAAGCAAGAACGAAATATACCTGGAAGCTAAAAGTCTATGGCAATGATGGCAAATCCAGTGTAGCGTCTTCATGGTTTGAGACTGGCTTGATGAATCCATCTATCAATGCTTGGTCCGGTGCTCAATGGATAGGTGGTGGTGACGAGGACATCAATTTACACTCGCAATACTTATCCATGTATAAATTGAGTTTTGATGTTCAATTAGACAAAGCAACTGGAGCCACCAAAGCTGCTTTTTTGTTCGGTGCGAATGACGAACGCTTGGCAAATGAAAACCTCAACATCATGCATGTTAGCAAGGGCAAAAACGAAAGCTACATTGCCCTAGAATATGATATTTCTGGCTTAGCCAAAGACGGAACTGCTAAATTGAATGTGTACCGCGTAGGTTATGACCACAATGACCAAGCAAACGTACCTTTTAAGGTCATAGATATACCCAATCAACTTGTAAACAAAGCCAACCAATACGATAAACACCAAATCTTAGCAGAGTGTAATTTTGGAGTTTTTGAATTTTATATTGACGGCACATCCTATGCTCATCATTTGAAGGATCGCGAATTTGAAGCTCAAGGCAGAGGCCCTTCTGGACAGCTAGGCTTAAACCTCAACCCAGCAGGAAAAGGAAATAACGCTATCAGTTTTCCAATGCTTGCAGATATAGGATTGAAAACGGAGCAAGGTCAAAAAGCTTATTTCTCCGATATCGTGATCAGTAATTACCGCAATCCATCCAATCCTATATTTGAAGATAAAGACGCTCATTTTTTCACTTCATTACCATCAAAAAACAATGTTTATGAAGTACCAGCAAATACATTGGTGACTGCAAACCCAAGTAAAAATGCGGTACCAATGTTGAGAACAGTTTTTGAAACCAAGAAAAAAGAGATCAAAAAAGCTCGAATTTACGCAACGGCACGAGGGATTTATGAACTTCATCTCAATGGACAAAAAGTAAGTGCCGACTTCTTTAACCCCGGGCTTACCCAATACAATAAGCACCACATGTATCAAACATATGACGTAACGAGCTTATTGAAGTCTAATGGCAGCAATGCACTTGGTGCTTGGCTTGCAGAAGGCTGGTGGAGCGGCAATGCCACCTACCTAGGCGAAAACTGGAATTTCTTTGGCGACCGCTCTTCTTTACTTACCAAAATGGTCGTAACCTATATTGACGGTACAGAACAAGTGATCACCTCCAATACCAAAGACTGGAAACTCTACACGGATGGACCCATACGTGTAGGTTCGTTTTTTCAGGGAGAGATATATGATGCAACAAAGGAGGCAAAAATAAATGGCTGGGGAACTGCCAATTACAATGACACCAACTGGAAAGCTGTGCAAGAAGTGCCGCTAAAGGGTAATGTATTTGTACAAAAAACCAACGAAACAGACCCTAACAAACCTCCACACAACTATGATGACTTCAAATTAATAGGTCAATATGGCGGAGGAACTGGTGTTGTGAAAACCCTAACAGCTCAAACCATGACAGAGCCAAGACCGGGCTTCTTTGTCTATGACATGGCTCAAAACATGGTTGGTGTACCAAGAATTAAGATCAAAGGCGGTAAAAAGGGGCAATTGATAAATATCCGTTTTGCAGAGGTTCTTTATCCAGATTTGGCAGAGTACAAAGGAAACGAAGGTATGCTCATGACCGAAAACCTCCGTACTGCATTGGTGCAAGATCAATACATTCTCAAAGGTGGTGATGAGATCATAGAACCTCGCTTCACATTTCATGGTTATCGCTTTTTAGAAATCACGGGAATTGAAAAAGCATTGCCATTAAGTGATGTGGAAGGCTTGGTGATTAGCTCGGTGCAAGACATTGTTTCCTCTTACGAAACCAATAATCCACTGGTAAATAAACTTTGGGAAAACGTAACATGGTCTTTGCGAAGCAACTTCCTTTCTATCCCTACTGACTGTCCACAACGAAACGAGCGAATGGGCTGGAGTGGTGATATTTCAGTCTTTTCTAGGGTATCTACCTACATGGCAGATGCCGGTAGCTTCTTGAGAAAACACATGATGGCCATGAGAGATATCCAAGCAGAAAGCGGCAGATTTACAGACGTAGCTCCTGTGGGCGGAGGTTTTGGTGGCACACTTTGGGGCAGTGCAGGAATCGTAGTTGCCTGGGAAGCTTACAGTCAGTATGGTGATATTCAACTTCTTCAAGAGCATTATGACGCTATGAAGAGTTACATCGCATTTCTTGAAACGAGAATAAATGAAGACGGAATTTTGGACGAAGGTCCACTCGGTGACTGGCTTAGTCCTGAGGTAAATAAGAATGACAATACTTTGTTTTGGATGTCATACTTTTCCTATGACCTAGAAATCATGGCGAAAATGGCACAAGCACTTGGCAAGAATGCTGATGCTGAAGCTTTTTTGAAAAGAAGTGAAGAAATAAAAGTTGCTTTCAATAGAATCTATGTGGACAAAACCACGAAAAAAACTATCAAATCTGGTGTAAAAACTGGCTTTATGCGTCCTCCAGGAGATGACTATGGCAACGAAAGCACTGACAAAGGACAACTTATGGATACACAGGCTTCTTATGCGATTCCTCTAGCATTTGGTACTTTTAATGAAGAAAATACTCCCTATGCAATCAAAAACCTAAGTGAGAGCATCACGAGGGTAAACTTAGACGATAAAAAAATCGAGAGGCCTCCTTTTTCACTAATGACAGGCTTTATAGGTACGGCGGCTATTTGCGAAGCTTTATCGATCAGTGACAAGGATGACATCGCTTATGAGTTACTTACAAATGAGCAATACCCATCTTGGCTTTACCCTGTTGTAAATGGAGCGACATCAGTATGGGAAAGGCTGAACAGCTATACTGTAGAAAATGGTTTTGGAGGAAATAACAGTATGAACTCCTTTAATCATTACTCATTTGGAGCAGTGGCATCTTGGATGTATAATTACTCCCTAGGAATTCAAAGACACTCAGATGAGCCAGCTTTTAAGCATTTTGTGCTAAAACCTACTCCTGACCCAACTGGTAAAATTAAGTTTGCAAAAGGATATTATGACAGCATGTATGGCCGTATCATTAGTGAATGGGCTAACACAACTACTGGAACTACTTATAAATTTAAAGTACCTGCCAATAGCTCTGCAATGCTTTATCTTAAAGCCAACAGCATTTCCAAAGTTTCAGAAAGCGGCAAAACGATTTCAAATTGGGAAGGAGTAAAGGCAGATAATGGTGAAGTAAGCATTCCTTTAACAGCAGGAACCTATGAGTTCATAGTGAAGTAAGGCTAGCCATTCTGTAAAATGAATTAGTTATTGTCGAAGGATTCACTTCTTGATTATTGCAAAATAAATAATTGTCAATAGTAGAATTACACTAGAAATAACAATCATTTCTTTTAGTGCAAGATTAGAAAGTAGGTATAGAATCGTTACGGATGAAAGCACGGGTACAGTAATACCTCCTGGTATCTTGAAGTCACCCTTTTCACCTTTTTTCTCTCTTTTAAATTTGATTACGGCTAACGAAACCCCTAAGTAAATGAGCAACAGCGTAGCACTAGCGATTATCGCCAATTGCTCAAAACCTCCAATGGACGCAAATAGAAAACCCGCAAATGCATACGCGATAATTGAAATATGGGGCGTTCTAAATCTATCGTGAACTCGAGTCAAGTGCTTGAGTGGAATGATATTATCAACAGAGGCCTGAAACAAAATTCGAGGCATACTTAAAATGGAACTGCTGAGGTATGCAACCATAGAAAAAGCAGCACAAAAGGTCATTATCGTAAAACCTATGGGACCAAATACATGATTTGCTACTGCTCCCAAAGGGTTTTCCTTAAATGTGGCCAAGCTATCTCCAAGCACACCTTGAGCAACAGTTTGTATTGACATGTAAAGAACCAAAATCACTACAATGCTCAATAAAATGCTCTTTGGAATATTCTTTTGCGGGTCTTTAACTTCTCCACTGATAGATAATCCTGACTCAGCCCCCTGAAAAGCAAAGAACAGAATTAAAGAAATATGAGCAAGGTTGGAAAAAGATGGTGACGATGTAATCGTCAAATTATCCATTGACACGCGACCCCAAGACAGAAGCACAATGGCAATAAGAGGAATTAACTTAAACACGGTAACGACCTTGACTAATGCCAACCCATTTTTCATGCCTTTAACGTTGATGTATCCAAAAGCACTAAAGAAAAATACAAACGTAAGTATACGGGGTGCTTGTGATTTAAAAGTAGGAAAAACAGAAGCTATAATATC
This portion of the Spirosomataceae bacterium TFI 002 genome encodes:
- a CDS encoding Predicted glycosyl hydrolase, GH43/DUF377 family; the protein is MKKLIALSFVLFALGCRENPTQNIEQVDESWAFNTFEKVDSLNPILSPTANLSFDCPISQKAISWEERNVLNPSAVVKGDTVFLFYRAQDLNGTSRIGLAKSTDGLHFKKSPVPVFYPSNDDMKVYEWNYKKMAGEATTEDCVSCYFDGAEDPRIIESADGTYIMTYTAYDGKTARLSLASSKDLTTWKKHGLVLKDDKYKDMWSKSGAIVVEQTGEKIIAKMIDGKYWMYFGDTNLFLASSSDLINWDVCINEENKQIITVLHPRMGYFDSRLVEPGPFALYKEEGILLIYNGSNAANFNDPQLPKFTYAAGQALFDKDAPHKLLDRTLGYFIYPDKDYEKIGEVNEVCFVEGLVNFKGKWFLYYGTADSKIAVAVNDSKQ
- a CDS encoding Predicted SnoaL-like aldol condensation-catalyzing enzyme, which produces MKTKSIFYLMLSAFLIGGCQESTGTSIDPQKTEEMKLTNKEKVVALLNSFNTGDQTPVSYINPNKYIQHNLAVGDGLAGFGDVMSHAPEGGFKAKVIRAFEDGDFVFTQTEYDFFGPKIGFDIFRFEDGLIVEHWDNLTAIAPVNPSNRSQIDGATNLVDLDKTEANKAIVKDFVNTVLIKGEFDKMANFFDGDNYIQHNSMIADGLSGLGKALEEMAKNGVSMILEKNHMVLGQGNFVLTVSEGTFAGQPTSYYDLFRVENGKIAEHWDVMETIAPATEHKNGNGKF
- a CDS encoding AraC-type DNA-binding protein, translated to MEDKPVKIKFKNAQNPKSAFDLIKLEDLFLRKYDDHHPENLHKVEFFILMLITEGSGKHKIDFTDHAYEKGTLLTIKKDQIHQFYNAPHTQGYLLLFTDDFLISYLEKLEVEKSFQLFNDSLGVPKIQLQHDDYEVVRELIERMGAEYFQEMDDYSLGIIRSELQILITKLFRIKSKSNQTLWDKKYLSQFISFQERVEENVSKNLRVADYSDTLGIGSKTLNTITQSIVGKSAKEFIDEVSIKQIKRLLINTSLSIKEIAYNSGFEETTNFFKYFKRHVGMTPEQFRASF
- a CDS encoding hypothetical protein (manually curated); this translates as METIILLCGLFNVGLVIFHLAFWKLLHWDQQLLKLSITNKAVMQIFNIQLIYYFIFTAGICFAFPVELLSTELGKWFLIGTSLFWFVRVIQQFVFLRANELWVHILTIVFLIGAILFALPVILK
- a CDS encoding Aspartyl/Asparaginyl beta-hydroxylase, with protein sequence MTQDIASEINSIDRLKLPFNFDSEKMWAEFEALKAGQFEYYNVIQLRAPAHMVDTTLPFPPPADDYANGSWTDWLDTPQLKQSPYFTEIIDTFKKHTKVTLVRLLRLAPMSIVKEHTDPTLALEIERSVIRLTVPIFNNEKVQFFLNGEEVPMKAGECWYLKLNDPHRVVNDGDTERVNLTIDMIPNEWLKSLIKESIK
- a CDS encoding alpha-L-rhamnosidase is translated as MHRILTLVGCFLLSISSIFAQFSLNKLQVNYENTPLGTDIAVPQFSWQMKGEQKGLAQSAYQIVVSDEANKVVWDSKKVNSAISHAIQYNGGALQARTKYTWKLKVYGNDGKSSVASSWFETGLMNPSINAWSGAQWIGGGDEDINLHSQYLSMYKLSFDVQLDKATGATKAAFLFGANDERLANENLNIMHVSKGKNESYIALEYDISGLAKDGTAKLNVYRVGYDHNDQANVPFKVIDIPNQLVNKANQYDKHQILAECNFGVFEFYIDGTSYAHHLKDREFEAQGRGPSGQLGLNLNPAGKGNNAISFPMLADIGLKTEQGQKAYFSDIVISNYRNPSNPIFEDKDAHFFTSLPSKNNVYEVPANTLVTANPSKNAVPMLRTVFETKKKEIKKARIYATARGIYELHLNGQKVSADFFNPGLTQYNKHHMYQTYDVTSLLKSNGSNALGAWLAEGWWSGNATYLGENWNFFGDRSSLLTKMVVTYIDGTEQVITSNTKDWKLYTDGPIRVGSFFQGEIYDATKEAKINGWGTANYNDTNWKAVQEVPLKGNVFVQKTNETDPNKPPHNYDDFKLIGQYGGGTGVVKTLTAQTMTEPRPGFFVYDMAQNMVGVPRIKIKGGKKGQLINIRFAEVLYPDLAEYKGNEGMLMTENLRTALVQDQYILKGGDEIIEPRFTFHGYRFLEITGIEKALPLSDVEGLVISSVQDIVSSYETNNPLVNKLWENVTWSLRSNFLSIPTDCPQRNERMGWSGDISVFSRVSTYMADAGSFLRKHMMAMRDIQAESGRFTDVAPVGGGFGGTLWGSAGIVVAWEAYSQYGDIQLLQEHYDAMKSYIAFLETRINEDGILDEGPLGDWLSPEVNKNDNTLFWMSYFSYDLEIMAKMAQALGKNADAEAFLKRSEEIKVAFNRIYVDKTTKKTIKSGVKTGFMRPPGDDYGNESTDKGQLMDTQASYAIPLAFGTFNEENTPYAIKNLSESITRVNLDDKKIERPPFSLMTGFIGTAAICEALSISDKDDIAYELLTNEQYPSWLYPVVNGATSVWERLNSYTVENGFGGNNSMNSFNHYSFGAVASWMYNYSLGIQRHSDEPAFKHFVLKPTPDPTGKIKFAKGYYDSMYGRIISEWANTTTGTTYKFKVPANSSAMLYLKANSISKVSESGKTISNWEGVKADNGEVSIPLTAGTYEFIVK
- a CDS encoding Amino acid transporter, giving the protein MIVGEKNEHLDRVVSVFGLSTNIINITVGAGIFALPAIIAAGLGAASIFAYLFCGFLITLVMLCFAEAGSRLTGSGGAYLYIKTAFGPYFGFLTSVLFIIATISADAAVANAFVDIIASVFPTFKSQAPRILTFVFFFSAFGYINVKGMKNGLALVKVVTVFKLIPLIAIVLLSWGRVSMDNLTITSSPSFSNLAHISLILFFAFQGAESGLSISGEVKDPQKNIPKSILLSIVVILVLYMSIQTVAQGVLGDSLATFKENPLGAVANHVFGPIGFTIMTFCAAFSMVAYLSSSILSMPRILFQASVDNIIPLKHLTRVHDRFRTPHISIIAYAFAGFLFASIGGFEQLAIIASATLLLIYLGVSLAVIKFKREKKGEKGDFKIPGGITVPVLSSVTILYLLSNLALKEMIVISSVILLLTIIYFAIIKK